A section of the Dermacoccus nishinomiyaensis genome encodes:
- a CDS encoding FAD-binding oxidoreductase, with protein sequence MSTPDQREQPTPDEASAATAPAVPNADDLDVLAAQLSGRLVTDPDVVDAASRDRSPVEEVGAAIALVRATCRDDVVATLRWANERGVPVITRGAGTGLSGGANAIDGCVVLDVSRMNAIKTINPAERIAVVEPGVLNGDLSDAVREQGLFYPPDPGSWRISSIGGNVATNAGGLCCVKYGVTKKFVRALEVVLADGSVMRTGTPTAKGVAGYDLTGLIVGSEGTLGVVTEVTLALVPAPDDELVAVALFDSASRACEVAATYLEAGGRPSMLEFMDGPTLAAVQRMADLGFDESVDGMLIVGCDDATRQDVEFAAFSRLAEEAGAEVFVAESVAESLQFTAARRLVGNAFEAMGRDLVDDVCVPLRRTGELVDGVRALGKKHRVRVATAGHLGDGNMHPAVLYSPGDTPEAVDEKRRAYAAFEEIMQLGLDLGGTITGEHGIGRLKASMLPVELGETNTRIQRELRRVFDPNGTLNPGVNLASDHS encoded by the coding sequence ATGAGCACCCCCGATCAGCGCGAGCAGCCCACCCCCGACGAGGCTTCCGCGGCCACGGCACCAGCCGTCCCGAACGCGGACGACCTCGACGTCCTCGCCGCGCAGCTGAGCGGCAGGCTCGTCACCGACCCCGACGTCGTCGACGCCGCGAGCCGTGACCGATCCCCCGTCGAAGAGGTGGGTGCGGCGATCGCGCTCGTGCGCGCGACGTGCCGTGACGACGTCGTCGCGACGCTGCGGTGGGCGAACGAGCGTGGCGTGCCCGTCATCACGCGGGGTGCGGGCACCGGGCTGTCGGGTGGCGCGAACGCGATCGACGGGTGCGTCGTGCTCGATGTCTCCCGTATGAACGCGATCAAGACCATCAACCCTGCCGAGCGCATCGCCGTCGTCGAACCGGGTGTGCTGAACGGCGATCTGTCGGACGCTGTGCGTGAGCAGGGCCTGTTCTATCCCCCGGACCCGGGCTCGTGGCGCATCTCCTCGATCGGCGGCAACGTCGCGACGAACGCCGGGGGCCTGTGCTGCGTCAAGTACGGGGTGACGAAGAAGTTCGTGCGTGCGCTCGAGGTCGTGCTCGCCGACGGCAGCGTCATGCGCACCGGCACTCCGACGGCGAAGGGCGTCGCGGGGTACGACCTCACGGGCCTCATCGTCGGGTCGGAGGGCACGCTCGGTGTCGTCACGGAGGTGACGCTCGCTCTCGTCCCGGCGCCTGACGACGAACTGGTCGCCGTCGCACTGTTCGACTCGGCGTCGCGTGCGTGCGAGGTGGCGGCAACCTACCTCGAGGCCGGCGGGCGCCCGTCGATGCTGGAGTTCATGGACGGCCCGACGCTCGCCGCGGTGCAGCGCATGGCCGATCTCGGCTTCGACGAGTCCGTCGACGGCATGCTCATCGTCGGGTGTGACGACGCCACACGTCAGGACGTCGAGTTCGCGGCGTTCTCGCGCCTCGCCGAGGAGGCCGGCGCGGAGGTGTTCGTCGCCGAATCCGTCGCGGAGTCACTGCAGTTCACCGCTGCGCGGCGCCTCGTCGGCAACGCGTTCGAGGCGATGGGCCGCGACCTCGTCGACGACGTCTGCGTGCCTCTGCGACGCACCGGCGAACTCGTCGACGGCGTGCGGGCGCTCGGCAAGAAGCACCGCGTACGCGTCGCGACGGCCGGCCACCTCGGCGACGGCAACATGCACCCCGCCGTGCTCTACTCCCCCGGCGACACTCCCGAGGCCGTGGACGAGAAGCGTCGCGCTTACGCCGCGTTCGAGGAGATCATGCAGCTCGGCCTCGATCTCGGCGGCACCATCACCGGTGAGCACGGCATCGGGCGCCTCAAGGCGAGCATGCTGCCCGTCGAGCTCGGCGAGACGAACACGCGCATCCAGCGCGAACTGCGGCGCGTCTTCGACCCGAATGGGACCCTCAACCCGGGTGTGAACCTTGCGAGCGATCACTCTTGA
- a CDS encoding helix-turn-helix domain-containing protein, whose protein sequence is MKSLPVQGVRENVAIGARLRNARLARRYTLEQAAQLAGMTKGFLSRVERDLTSPSVASLVTLCQVLQIEVGSLFEAPRTSLIKLADAPVVDMGGTGIDERLVTGRQERSVQMLRAVIQPGGDGEAEPYAIDCELEIWHVVSGALDVTLHDATHRLEAGDTLTFPGREPHTWRNAADGESVVIFTLIPVAR, encoded by the coding sequence GTGAAGTCACTACCAGTGCAAGGGGTGCGTGAGAACGTCGCCATCGGCGCCCGGTTGCGCAACGCCCGGCTGGCGCGCCGCTACACCCTCGAGCAGGCCGCGCAGCTCGCCGGCATGACGAAGGGGTTTCTCAGCCGCGTCGAACGCGACCTCACGTCGCCGTCCGTCGCCTCTCTCGTGACGCTGTGCCAGGTGCTGCAGATCGAGGTCGGCTCGCTCTTCGAGGCACCCCGCACGTCGCTCATCAAGCTTGCCGACGCGCCGGTCGTCGACATGGGCGGCACGGGCATCGACGAGCGCCTCGTCACGGGTCGTCAGGAACGTTCCGTGCAGATGCTGCGCGCCGTCATCCAACCCGGCGGGGACGGTGAGGCCGAACCGTACGCCATCGACTGCGAGCTCGAGATCTGGCACGTCGTCTCCGGCGCGCTCGACGTGACGCTGCACGACGCCACGCACCGACTCGAGGCCGGCGACACCCTCACCTTCCCCGGCCGCGAACCACACACCTGGCGCAACGCCGCCGACGGCGAGAGCGTCGTCATCTTCACCCTCATCCCCGTCGCGCGTTGA
- a CDS encoding acyl-CoA dehydrogenase family protein → MSDFSRNPELNRLVAIDGLLSDDERDVQALVRRFCDDHVRPNLPTWYDEASVPARELAKGLGELGLLGMHLDGYGCAGSSATAYGMACHELEAADSGIRSLVSVQGSLAMFAIWRWGSEEQKTEWLPRMAAGDAVGCFGLTEPDFGSDPAGMRTHAKRDGDDWVLNGTKMWITNGTIADVAVVWAQTDDKIRGFVVPTDTAGFEAREITKKMSLRASVTAELSLTDVRLPADAVFPEVRGLKGPLSCLSEARFGIVFGAMGAARDSLETALDYAATRQVFGKPLSGYQLTQGKLADMTLEVSKGMLLALHLGRLKDGAGVSPEQISLGKLNNCREAIAIARECRTILGANGISTEYSPIRHAGNLESVMTYEGTSEVHQLVLGNALTGQSAFR, encoded by the coding sequence GTGAGTGATTTCTCCCGCAACCCTGAACTCAACCGTCTGGTCGCGATCGACGGGCTCCTGAGCGACGACGAGCGCGACGTCCAGGCCCTCGTCCGACGCTTCTGCGACGACCACGTGCGTCCGAATCTGCCGACCTGGTATGACGAGGCGAGCGTCCCGGCGCGTGAGCTCGCGAAGGGGCTCGGCGAGCTCGGGCTGCTCGGCATGCACCTCGACGGCTACGGGTGCGCCGGTTCGTCGGCGACCGCGTACGGCATGGCGTGTCACGAGCTCGAAGCTGCCGATTCGGGTATTCGTTCGCTCGTCAGCGTGCAGGGAAGCCTCGCGATGTTCGCGATCTGGCGTTGGGGCAGCGAGGAGCAGAAGACCGAGTGGCTGCCGCGGATGGCGGCGGGAGACGCCGTCGGATGCTTCGGCCTGACCGAGCCCGACTTCGGTTCCGACCCGGCCGGCATGCGCACCCACGCCAAGCGCGACGGCGACGACTGGGTGCTCAACGGCACGAAGATGTGGATCACGAACGGCACGATCGCCGACGTCGCCGTCGTCTGGGCGCAGACCGACGACAAGATCCGCGGCTTCGTCGTGCCGACGGACACCGCCGGTTTCGAGGCGCGCGAGATCACGAAGAAGATGTCGCTGCGTGCGTCGGTGACGGCGGAGCTGTCGCTGACCGACGTCCGTCTGCCCGCTGATGCCGTCTTCCCCGAGGTGCGCGGGCTCAAGGGGCCATTGTCGTGCCTGTCGGAGGCGCGCTTCGGCATCGTCTTCGGCGCGATGGGCGCCGCCCGCGATTCGCTCGAGACAGCGCTCGACTACGCCGCGACCCGCCAGGTGTTCGGCAAACCGCTCAGCGGCTACCAGCTGACGCAGGGCAAGCTCGCCGACATGACGCTCGAGGTCTCCAAGGGCATGCTCCTCGCGCTGCACCTGGGGCGCCTCAAGGACGGCGCGGGCGTGAGCCCCGAGCAGATCAGCCTCGGCAAGCTCAACAACTGCCGCGAGGCCATCGCCATCGCGCGCGAGTGCCGCACGATCCTCGGCGCCAACGGCATCTCGACGGAGTACTCCCCCATCCGTCACGCCGGAAACCTCGAGTCGGTCATGACCTACGAGGGCACGAGCGAGGTGCACCAACTCGTCCTCGGCAATGCCCTGACGGGTCAGTCGGCGTTCCGCTGA
- a CDS encoding cysteine desulfurase family protein — MSSRPDDARPVYLDHNGTTPVAPEVAGAMWPYLTEHCGNPSSATPAGRLARRAVDDAREHVAALIGASADEVTFTSGGTEANNLAIRGVTAALRRAGASPAADVSSTVVTSAVEHPATSAPMALLARDGWDVVTLPVTRAGHVDLAPMPRDHVAFGSIILAQNETGAIQPVREFAASVHAAGGLVHTDAAQAVGKIGVDVDDLGVDLLSLAGHKLYAPKAVGALYVRRGTPIEPLVVGAGQERGLRPGTENVAGIVGLGRAAQLALSRLADDALRMMSLRDELWLRLSTAVPGLVRLSPAQNCLPNTLMISLPGRLGREVLEAAPDVEASTGSACHAGIDSPATTLVAMGCDDGVSLGAIRLTLGRATTSADIDRAATSLVAAFRHVA; from the coding sequence ATGAGTTCTCGGCCTGACGACGCCCGCCCCGTCTACCTCGATCACAACGGCACGACGCCCGTCGCGCCGGAGGTCGCCGGGGCGATGTGGCCGTATCTCACCGAGCACTGCGGCAACCCGTCGAGCGCGACCCCGGCCGGGCGCCTGGCCCGCCGTGCCGTCGACGATGCGCGCGAGCACGTCGCTGCGCTCATCGGTGCGTCGGCGGACGAGGTGACGTTCACCTCCGGCGGCACGGAGGCGAACAACCTCGCCATCCGCGGCGTGACGGCGGCGCTTCGCCGCGCTGGCGCGTCGCCCGCGGCCGACGTGAGTTCGACCGTCGTGACGTCGGCCGTGGAGCACCCGGCGACGTCGGCGCCCATGGCGCTTCTCGCGCGCGACGGCTGGGACGTCGTGACGCTGCCGGTGACGCGAGCCGGCCACGTCGACCTCGCACCCATGCCGCGCGACCATGTGGCCTTTGGCTCGATCATCCTCGCGCAGAACGAGACCGGGGCGATTCAACCCGTCCGTGAGTTCGCCGCGAGCGTGCACGCGGCGGGCGGTCTCGTCCACACCGACGCGGCGCAGGCCGTCGGGAAGATCGGCGTCGACGTCGACGACCTCGGCGTCGATCTGCTCAGCCTCGCCGGCCACAAGCTGTACGCCCCCAAGGCCGTCGGCGCGCTGTACGTCAGGCGTGGCACACCGATCGAGCCCCTCGTCGTCGGCGCGGGCCAGGAGCGCGGGCTGCGTCCGGGGACGGAGAACGTCGCCGGCATCGTCGGCCTCGGGCGGGCCGCGCAGCTCGCACTCTCGCGCCTCGCCGACGATGCCTTGCGCATGATGAGCCTGCGTGACGAGCTGTGGCTCCGCCTCTCGACGGCCGTGCCCGGCCTCGTTCGCCTCAGCCCCGCGCAGAACTGTCTGCCGAACACGCTGATGATCTCCCTGCCGGGGCGCCTCGGGCGCGAGGTGCTGGAGGCAGCGCCTGACGTCGAAGCGTCCACCGGCAGCGCGTGTCACGCCGGAATCGACTCCCCCGCAACGACACTCGTCGCCATGGGGTGTGACGACGGCGTCTCGCTCGGCGCGATTCGCCTGACGCTCGGGCGCGCCACGACATCCGCCGACATCGACCGCGCCGCGACGAGCCTCGTCGCGGCGTTTCGCCACGTCGCCTGA
- a CDS encoding APC family permease: MSSSLDEQARSRLPFGAQLLRRKPIGLTLAQAEATSAGRSLHRSFGVLQLTMISVGATLGTGILVVLGETVPEAGPAIWISFIIAGVAALLSAFSYAEMAGLVPVAGSSYSYTYATMGEGLAWVCGWCLVLEYAVSVAAVAVGAGQYVNETLDSFGLGLPEAIANPPGAGGVVNVPAALVVLLATALLARGARESARVNTIIVVLKIAILVFFCAVAFTAFKAGNFAPLAPMGAAGVSAAASTVFFSYIGFDAASTAGEEARDPKRDLPRSILLSMIIVTVLYVAVAVAAIGAREWHWFDGREAPLVQIMREITGASWVAFIFAVTSVLAIFSVVLTVLFGQIRILLSMSRDGLVPRVFGVISPQTATPVRSTVIVGGVVAVTAGLIPLGELADATSIGTLFAFALVNVAVIYLRVRKPKLPRAFTVPLYPLLPAAGALICLYLMANLSSSTWVVFGVWMAVGIAVYLGYGRRHSRLATLDQATYERHLEDDLDPDHPLREGDTPR, translated from the coding sequence GTGTCCTCATCGCTCGACGAGCAGGCGCGTTCGAGACTCCCGTTCGGCGCCCAGCTCCTGCGGCGCAAGCCGATCGGGCTGACGCTCGCGCAGGCCGAGGCGACCTCCGCCGGGCGCAGCCTGCACCGCAGTTTCGGTGTCCTGCAGCTGACGATGATCTCGGTCGGGGCGACGCTCGGCACCGGCATCCTCGTCGTCCTCGGTGAGACGGTGCCCGAGGCTGGCCCGGCGATCTGGATCTCGTTCATCATCGCCGGCGTCGCCGCGCTGCTGTCGGCGTTCTCCTACGCCGAGATGGCGGGCCTCGTGCCCGTCGCCGGGTCGAGCTACAGCTACACCTACGCGACGATGGGTGAGGGCCTCGCGTGGGTGTGCGGGTGGTGTCTCGTCCTCGAGTACGCGGTGAGCGTCGCGGCCGTCGCCGTCGGGGCGGGGCAGTACGTCAACGAGACACTCGACTCGTTCGGCCTGGGCCTGCCCGAGGCCATCGCGAACCCACCCGGGGCGGGCGGCGTCGTCAACGTCCCCGCAGCCCTCGTCGTCCTGCTCGCGACGGCCCTGCTCGCACGCGGCGCGCGGGAGAGTGCGCGCGTCAACACGATCATCGTCGTGCTGAAGATCGCCATCCTCGTCTTCTTCTGCGCGGTCGCGTTCACCGCGTTCAAGGCGGGCAACTTCGCACCGCTGGCCCCGATGGGTGCCGCGGGCGTCTCCGCCGCCGCGAGCACCGTGTTCTTCTCGTACATCGGTTTCGACGCCGCATCCACGGCCGGTGAGGAGGCGCGCGATCCGAAGCGGGATCTGCCGCGCTCGATCCTGCTGTCCATGATCATCGTGACGGTGCTGTACGTCGCGGTCGCCGTCGCCGCCATCGGAGCCCGCGAGTGGCACTGGTTCGACGGGCGCGAGGCGCCGCTCGTGCAGATCATGCGTGAGATCACGGGTGCCTCGTGGGTCGCGTTCATCTTCGCGGTGACGTCGGTGCTCGCCATCTTCAGCGTCGTGCTGACGGTGCTGTTCGGTCAGATCCGCATCCTGTTGTCGATGTCGCGCGACGGCCTCGTGCCGCGCGTCTTCGGCGTCATCTCCCCGCAGACGGCCACGCCGGTGCGCAGCACCGTGATCGTCGGCGGCGTCGTCGCGGTGACGGCGGGCCTCATCCCGCTCGGTGAGTTGGCCGACGCGACGAGCATCGGCACGCTGTTCGCGTTCGCCCTCGTCAACGTCGCCGTCATCTATCTGCGCGTGCGCAAACCGAAGCTGCCGCGCGCATTCACGGTGCCGCTGTACCCGCTGCTGCCGGCCGCCGGCGCGCTCATCTGTCTCTACCTCATGGCCAATCTCAGTTCCTCGACGTGGGTCGTGTTCGGCGTGTGGATGGCCGTCGGCATTGCCGTCTACCTCGGCTACGGCCGCCGTCACTCCCGCCTCGCCACGCTCGACCAGGCGACCTATGAGCGTCACCTCGAGGACGACCTCGACCCCGACCATCCACTCCGAGAAGGAGACACCCCGCGATGA
- a CDS encoding DDE-type integrase/transposase/recombinase translates to MSASVCARVAGFISAGRTGGLGVAGAFAKAWDEGFMEASLRSWWRIAARVRREQATVEQATVEQSGAAGERAVARVKPQVLATGANQVWAWDITDLPTAFRGVAFKAYAIIDIFSRKVIVASVHQRESTADAMALFMAAIAAEGGCVPQVVHADNGAVMRSNLLNEFLTAHGIEVSHSRPRVSNDNPYIESEFRTLKNRASYPGVFASLVEASTYVAQHVHWYNHAHHHSGIALYTPAQVHDGSWKMLHARRQVSLAYYQARHPERFRGHRAPVPAPKAWAGINHPGPE, encoded by the coding sequence TTGAGCGCGTCGGTGTGCGCGCGGGTCGCGGGTTTCATCAGTGCGGGGCGCACGGGCGGTTTGGGTGTCGCGGGCGCGTTCGCGAAGGCGTGGGACGAGGGCTTCATGGAAGCGAGTCTGCGTTCGTGGTGGCGTATCGCCGCGCGCGTGCGCCGCGAGCAGGCCACAGTCGAGCAGGCCACAGTCGAGCAGTCGGGCGCGGCGGGTGAGCGGGCGGTGGCGCGGGTGAAACCGCAGGTGTTGGCGACTGGCGCGAACCAGGTGTGGGCGTGGGACATCACCGACCTGCCCACCGCGTTTCGGGGTGTGGCGTTCAAGGCGTACGCGATCATCGACATCTTCAGCCGCAAGGTGATCGTCGCGAGTGTGCACCAGCGTGAGAGCACTGCTGATGCGATGGCGTTGTTCATGGCCGCGATCGCGGCGGAGGGTGGGTGCGTGCCGCAGGTCGTGCACGCCGACAACGGCGCGGTGATGCGTTCGAACCTGCTGAACGAGTTCCTCACGGCACATGGCATCGAGGTGTCGCACTCGCGTCCGCGGGTGTCGAACGACAACCCGTACATCGAGTCCGAGTTCCGCACCCTGAAGAATCGGGCGTCGTATCCGGGCGTGTTCGCGTCGCTGGTGGAGGCGAGCACGTACGTCGCGCAGCACGTGCACTGGTACAACCATGCCCACCACCACAGTGGGATCGCGCTGTACACGCCCGCGCAGGTGCACGACGGGTCGTGGAAGATGCTGCACGCTCGCCGCCAAGTCAGCCTCGCCTACTACCAGGCGCGTCACCCCGAACGTTTCCGCGGCCACCGCGCGCCAGTGCCCGCCCCGAAAGCGTGGGCCGGAATCAACCATCCCGGCCCTGAGTGA
- a CDS encoding nitrilase-related carbon-nitrogen hydrolase: protein MRIAVMQDKAVVGDVDANLAIIDRRAGEAAARRADVLVTPELFVTGYAPKRLHAGDPTQQTDIAGALAATAARHGIAVLASYPEVATADTPAARGGGAPGETARHIAATLFDTDGRPILHYRKVNLFDDDEAAAFSSGTDAPTTVELAGMRVSVIICFDVEYPEMTRAAALAGADVILAPTALTAGFDDVPQVLVRARALENGVGLAYANHVGVEDGLTFGGGSVIVGPDGGLLAQGGDGAELLVADITRDDVAAARDAVPYLAKLRRDTYASWR, encoded by the coding sequence ATGCGCATCGCCGTCATGCAGGACAAGGCCGTCGTCGGTGACGTCGACGCCAACCTCGCCATCATCGACCGTCGCGCTGGTGAAGCTGCCGCGCGCCGTGCTGACGTCCTCGTCACCCCCGAACTCTTCGTCACCGGCTACGCCCCGAAGCGGTTGCACGCCGGCGACCCCACCCAGCAGACCGACATCGCGGGCGCCCTCGCCGCCACCGCGGCGCGTCACGGCATCGCCGTCCTCGCGAGCTATCCCGAGGTCGCGACGGCCGACACTCCCGCCGCCCGCGGTGGCGGCGCGCCCGGTGAGACTGCTCGACACATCGCCGCCACGCTGTTCGACACCGACGGCCGCCCGATCCTGCATTACCGCAAGGTCAATCTGTTCGACGACGACGAAGCCGCCGCCTTCAGCTCCGGAACAGACGCCCCCACCACCGTCGAACTCGCCGGGATGCGGGTGAGCGTCATCATCTGCTTCGACGTCGAATACCCCGAGATGACGCGCGCCGCGGCGCTCGCGGGCGCCGACGTCATCCTCGCCCCGACCGCGCTCACCGCCGGGTTCGACGACGTCCCCCAGGTGCTCGTGCGGGCTCGTGCCCTCGAGAACGGCGTCGGCCTCGCCTATGCGAACCACGTCGGCGTCGAGGACGGGCTCACGTTCGGCGGCGGCAGCGTCATCGTCGGGCCTGACGGCGGCCTCCTCGCCCAGGGCGGCGACGGCGCCGAACTCCTCGTCGCCGACATCACCCGCGACGATGTCGCCGCAGCCCGTGACGCCGTCCCCTACCTGGCCAAGCTGCGCCGCGACACCTACGCGTCCTGGCGCTGA
- a CDS encoding flavin monoamine oxidase family protein, producing MTAVTEFPHDRDEHAGDAPVTMLNPDFPFSYDEYLAHPTGLGSVPEEMYGTEVAVVGAGLSGLITAYELMKLGLKPVVHEADRIGGRLRTDSFSAAPDVVADLGGMRFPVSGRALYHYIDAMGLETEAFPNPLSDVTPSTVIELGGEAHYARTPDELPQFFRDVADAWKAAVDDGARFTEMQDAIRARDTKRIKQIWNELVPTMDEQTFYGFIAASESFKEAGFAAREAFGQVGFGTGGWDTDFPNSILEILRVVYTDADDQHRRILGGAQKLPEALWSHAPEKLAHWPAGTTLASLHDGAPRGAVAAIRRHESGDLEVTERWGRKATYPALVTTCQSWLLSTRITTEEALFSPQMWMAIERSHYMSSSKTFVMVDRPFWKDIDPATGRDVMSMTLTDRLNRATYLLDDGPDRPAVILLSYTWNDDALKWLALDADERVELMLHSLAQIYPDVDIASHIIGQPITVSWESDPNFMGAFKANLPGHYRYQQRLFTHFAQDELPEHQRGIFLAGDDISWTAGWAEGAVQTGLNAVWGVVRHLGGSSSPENPGPGELLDEYGPIALD from the coding sequence ATGACCGCTGTCACCGAGTTCCCGCACGATCGCGACGAGCACGCGGGCGATGCGCCCGTCACGATGCTCAACCCCGACTTCCCGTTCAGCTACGACGAATACCTCGCCCACCCCACGGGCCTCGGCAGCGTGCCGGAGGAGATGTACGGCACCGAGGTCGCCGTCGTCGGCGCCGGCCTGTCAGGCCTCATCACCGCGTACGAGCTGATGAAGCTGGGCCTCAAGCCCGTCGTCCACGAGGCCGACCGCATCGGTGGCCGGTTGCGCACCGACAGTTTCAGCGCCGCCCCGGACGTCGTCGCCGACCTCGGTGGCATGCGTTTTCCCGTCTCCGGCCGCGCGCTCTACCACTACATCGACGCGATGGGCCTCGAGACGGAGGCGTTCCCGAACCCGCTGTCGGATGTCACGCCGAGCACCGTCATCGAGCTCGGCGGCGAGGCGCACTACGCGCGCACACCCGACGAACTGCCGCAGTTCTTCCGCGACGTCGCGGACGCGTGGAAGGCCGCCGTCGACGACGGCGCGCGCTTCACCGAGATGCAGGACGCCATCCGCGCTCGTGACACGAAGCGCATCAAGCAGATCTGGAACGAGCTCGTGCCGACGATGGACGAGCAGACGTTCTACGGCTTCATCGCCGCCTCCGAATCGTTCAAGGAGGCCGGTTTCGCGGCGCGTGAGGCGTTCGGTCAGGTCGGTTTCGGCACGGGCGGCTGGGACACGGACTTCCCGAACTCCATCCTCGAGATCCTGCGCGTCGTCTACACCGACGCCGACGATCAGCACCGACGCATCCTCGGCGGAGCGCAGAAGTTGCCCGAGGCGTTGTGGTCGCACGCGCCCGAGAAGCTCGCCCATTGGCCGGCCGGCACCACCCTGGCGAGCCTGCACGACGGGGCGCCGCGCGGCGCCGTCGCCGCCATCCGGCGTCATGAGAGCGGCGACCTCGAGGTCACCGAGCGATGGGGGCGCAAGGCGACGTACCCGGCGCTCGTCACGACGTGCCAGTCGTGGTTGCTGTCGACGCGCATCACGACCGAGGAGGCGCTGTTCAGCCCGCAGATGTGGATGGCGATCGAGCGCAGCCACTACATGAGCAGTTCGAAGACGTTCGTCATGGTCGATCGCCCGTTCTGGAAGGACATCGACCCCGCCACGGGCCGTGACGTCATGTCGATGACCCTCACCGACCGCCTCAACCGCGCCACCTACCTGCTCGACGACGGCCCGGACCGGCCCGCCGTCATCCTGCTGTCGTACACGTGGAACGACGACGCGCTCAAGTGGCTCGCGCTCGATGCCGACGAGCGCGTCGAGCTCATGCTGCACTCGCTCGCCCAGATCTACCCGGACGTCGACATCGCGAGCCACATCATCGGTCAGCCGATCACCGTCTCGTGGGAATCCGACCCCAACTTCATGGGCGCGTTCAAGGCCAACCTGCCGGGGCACTACCGGTATCAGCAGCGGCTGTTCACCCACTTCGCCCAGGACGAGCTGCCGGAGCACCAGCGCGGTATCTTCCTCGCCGGCGACGACATCTCGTGGACGGCCGGTTGGGCCGAGGGCGCCGTCCAGACCGGCCTCAACGCGGTGTGGGGTGTGGTCCGTCACCTCGGCGGAAGTTCGTCTCCGGAAAACCCCGGGCCAGGGGAGCTGCTCGACGAGTACGGCCCCATCGCCCTGGACTGA